A single region of the Candidatus Omnitrophota bacterium genome encodes:
- the murI gene encoding glutamate racemase has product MHDKPIGIFDSGIGGLTVLKEIRNILPREDIVYFGDTARVPYGTKSKETVIKFSLQDADFLSNFDVKMIVVACNTASSLSLDMLKRRYDIPLVGVIEPGARKAASLTRKMKIGVIGTKATVKSGIYEREVKKFNPAINVLSTDCPLFVPLVEEGWLHGKITEAIAKTYLAPVKKFGADVLVLGCTHYPLLKSVIQKALGRGVKLVDSAKETAKEVKAIIEENGMAKRSNENPEYAFYVSDEPALFKKIGEKFLKRPIERIEKAEIELKEKYVHDRSISQFQRST; this is encoded by the coding sequence ATGCACGATAAGCCTATAGGCATATTCGATTCCGGTATAGGCGGCCTTACGGTGTTGAAAGAAATACGGAATATACTGCCCCGGGAAGACATAGTCTATTTCGGCGACACGGCAAGAGTTCCCTACGGCACTAAATCCAAAGAGACGGTTATAAAATTTTCTCTGCAAGACGCCGATTTTCTATCGAACTTTGACGTAAAGATGATAGTGGTGGCATGCAATACCGCTTCAAGCCTTAGCTTAGATATGCTGAAAAGGCGTTATGATATCCCACTTGTCGGCGTGATAGAGCCGGGGGCGCGCAAAGCCGCATCGCTTACCAGAAAGATGAAAATAGGCGTTATAGGCACAAAAGCGACCGTAAAAAGCGGGATCTACGAAAGAGAAGTAAAAAAATTCAACCCGGCAATAAACGTACTTTCTACAGACTGTCCATTATTTGTACCATTGGTCGAAGAAGGCTGGCTTCATGGTAAAATAACAGAAGCGATAGCAAAGACATATTTGGCTCCCGTAAAGAAATTTGGGGCGGATGTCCTCGTGCTTGGATGCACTCATTACCCGCTATTAAAGAGCGTAATACAGAAAGCCCTTGGCAGAGGGGTCAAACTTGTAGATTCGGCTAAAGAGACGGCAAAAGAAGTAAAAGCGATCATAGAAGAAAATGGAATGGCTAAAAGGTCAAACGAGAATCCGGAATACGCCTTTTATGTTTCCGACGAACCGGCGCTTTTCAAAAAGATCGGCGAAAAGTTTCTCAAAAGGCCCATAGAGAGAATCGAAAAAGCGGAAATAGAATTAAAGGAAAAGTATGTACACGATAGAAGTATTTCTCAATTTCAGCGCAGCACATAG
- the queD gene encoding 6-carboxytetrahydropterin synthase QueD has product MYTIEVFLNFSAAHRLRHYKGKCENIHGHNWKVGVSISSKTPNHIGIVADFRDVKKILKGVLEKLDHKDLNAIAYFKKVNPTSENLAKYIYDELKKKKLKPSSVSVWEADDSKAEYRE; this is encoded by the coding sequence ATGTACACGATAGAAGTATTTCTCAATTTCAGCGCAGCACATAGGCTGCGTCACTATAAGGGGAAATGCGAAAATATCCACGGCCACAATTGGAAGGTGGGCGTATCTATCTCTTCAAAGACGCCTAACCATATAGGAATAGTGGCGGATTTCAGGGATGTTAAAAAGATACTCAAGGGCGTTCTGGAAAAGTTGGACCATAAGGATCTGAACGCCATCGCATATTTTAAAAAAGTAAATCCCACGTCAGAGAACCTTGCAAAATATATATACGACGAACTGAAAAAAAAGAAACTGAAGCCGTCATCCGTGTCAGTGTGGGAAGCAGATGATTCGAAAGCGGAGTACAGAGAGTGA
- the queC gene encoding 7-cyano-7-deazaguanine synthase QueC gives MKKAIVLLSGGLDSATTLALALRKGYDCRCLIFDYGQRHKKEVRHAVKIAKAANCGYNVIKLPFSWRGSSLLNKKAPLPRRGIKEMGKDIPSTYVPSRNTVFLSVAASVAESSGAGAIFIGANAVDYSGYPDCRPEYFKAFEALLKKGIKSGKDGRHIKIITPLIGKTKAEIVKIGSRLNVPYHLTWSCYAGKKIPCMECDSCLLREKGFREAGIKDSLV, from the coding sequence ATGAAAAAAGCAATAGTTTTATTATCGGGCGGGCTTGATTCCGCAACAACGCTTGCTTTGGCGCTTCGCAAGGGTTATGATTGCCGATGCCTTATATTTGACTATGGCCAGCGCCACAAAAAGGAAGTAAGGCACGCGGTAAAAATAGCAAAAGCGGCCAACTGCGGTTACAATGTCATAAAGCTGCCATTTTCTTGGCGCGGCAGTTCTCTTTTAAATAAAAAAGCGCCGCTTCCCAGGCGGGGCATCAAAGAGATGGGAAAGGATATACCGTCTACGTATGTTCCGTCTAGGAATACGGTATTCTTAAGCGTTGCGGCCTCGGTAGCAGAATCCTCCGGCGCCGGCGCGATATTTATAGGCGCAAACGCGGTGGATTATTCCGGTTATCCTGACTGCAGGCCGGAATATTTCAAGGCATTTGAGGCATTGCTTAAAAAGGGGATAAAAAGCGGCAAAGACGGCCGCCATATAAAGATAATAACGCCTCTGATCGGGAAGACAAAGGCAGAAATAGTAAAAATAGGCAGCCGACTTAACGTGCCATACCATCTCACATGGTCGTGTTACGCCGGTAAAAAGATACCGTGCATGGAATGCGATTCCTGCCTTTTGAGAGAAAAGGGGTTTCGCGAAGCCGGTATTAAGGATTCACTTGTATGA